In the Clostridium beijerinckii genome, one interval contains:
- a CDS encoding transcription repressor NadR produces MNSIERREDIIKLLLESNEPLKGSFIAKRYSVTRQVIVKDIAILRAKGKNIIATPDGYIINANNNKAKAIIAVIHTEDEMIEELSIVIKYGGMIEDVVVEHPLYGEIKGMLMIKNYNELNKFIEKYKEQKAKLLSALTNGVHLHTIAAETQDDIDLIILELKKNNFIVSDLED; encoded by the coding sequence ATGAATTCTATTGAGAGAAGAGAGGATATAATTAAATTACTTCTAGAAAGTAATGAGCCTTTGAAAGGCAGCTTTATAGCAAAAAGATATTCTGTAACTAGACAGGTTATAGTAAAAGATATAGCAATTCTTAGAGCTAAAGGTAAAAATATAATAGCAACTCCAGATGGATATATAATTAATGCAAATAATAATAAAGCTAAAGCAATTATTGCAGTAATTCATACTGAAGATGAGATGATTGAGGAATTAAGTATAGTAATCAAATATGGTGGAATGATTGAAGATGTAGTAGTGGAGCATCCATTGTATGGAGAAATAAAAGGCATGCTTATGATTAAGAATTATAATGAGTTAAATAAATTTATTGAAAAATATAAGGAACAAAAAGCAAAATTACTATCTGCATTAACTAATGGAGTTCATCTTCACACAATAGCAGCTGAAACTCAAGATGATATTGATTTAATTATATTGGAATTGAAAAAGAACAACTTTATAGTTTCAGATTTGGAGGACTAG
- a CDS encoding HD domain-containing protein, which yields MFSYRIKQFYWAIESIFVKEDMEILKMYLSISELNLFMKLTKSERQHSIRVCRTAIKYIEDNNIVDIDKKRMARCALLHDIGKLESKLNIFYKGIIVFLNSITRGKFLKYNKNKKIISYYNHPEVGARLIESINNDECLDVINSIKYHHNKSDIDSKNIYLKVLSISDDCN from the coding sequence ATGTTTTCATATAGAATAAAACAATTTTATTGGGCAATAGAATCTATATTCGTTAAGGAAGATATGGAAATACTAAAGATGTATCTTAGTATTTCTGAGTTGAATTTATTTATGAAACTTACTAAATCAGAGCGGCAACATTCAATAAGAGTCTGTAGAACGGCTATAAAATATATAGAGGATAATAATATAGTTGATATCGATAAAAAAAGGATGGCTAGGTGTGCATTATTGCATGACATAGGAAAATTAGAATCTAAATTAAATATATTTTATAAAGGCATTATTGTTTTTTTAAATAGTATTACTCGCGGGAAATTTTTGAAGTATAATAAAAATAAGAAAATAATAAGTTATTATAATCATCCGGAAGTTGGAGCAAGACTGATTGAGAGTATTAATAATGATGAATGCTTAGACGTAATAAATTCTATCAAGTATCATCATAATAAAAGTGATATTGACTCGAAAAATATATATTTAAAAGTATTAAGTATATCTGATGATTGCAATTAA